The following is a genomic window from Asterias amurensis chromosome 8, ASM3211899v1.
GTGGCGCACTAGGAAAAAAGATAAGGTTTTCAAAAGTGATTCACTCCAATTGTGAGATGAGGTCACTATAATCATACTAGGATCCCTGCCAAAATTTGTGTCATGTTGAGAAAGAATCGAAAAGCATGACACAGTAAGTCTCTGACGACAGACgagattgtttattttgtttatgcaaCTCACTTCTATGGAAACCATCTGAGGATTTCAGCAAAAGAAGTCGAGGTGGGTCTGTGAAATATTGTTCAAAATGTGCTCACTAAATACCAAGAGTGACAATACATAGCATTTTGGCTGCTATCTCTGTTCTTGGCAGTTTTGTTATACAGCAGAAGGCAAAGgtgtatgtttggtaatcaaaTTAATTTGCCTTTCAGtgatataaagcattttgaggaaCATTTCACTtggaagtaatgtggttaataaagttatcagtttttatgccacaAAATTTGAAACTGAGAAGCGTTTCAGTCAGTAATATTTCTCATATTGAGGGTTCAATATCCGATCATGACACAAATGCCAAAAGACACTTGACCGTAATTGCTTCGTCAACAAATTGTGacggtagtgcattctgctctacgaGCCAGAAGATGATGCCCATGCCTACATtatgtgaaggggtaaccctggtTCAGCCGCAGGAGTACGCGGCAACAGGCCCCTGGTAAGAGTTGATTAAAGTCGCAAGCCAACATCAGTTAATGTGTAGCCCTTAAATTGAAGCAGTCGTCTGTGGCCTTGTGATGCTATAAAATCTCTCATAAAAATaccaaataaataatcaaataaaaaaacaaacaaagatatATTGACTTGACTAACCTGATTGTGTTATCTGATGAACCACTGACCACCAATCTATCTCTGTATTGTAGGCAAGCAATACCTCGTCTGTGGCCGTTCAATGTCCGAACAAATTCACACGTTGATGTGTTCCATACCTACATGTATCAATGTCCAAACAAAAGTTTAGTTTGGTACAAAAACGAAAGTGACTGAtaatgagaagtcccctcgatccactaagcgaAAGTAGTAGTAGACTTCCtaaccttccgcccaggtagcaGTTAATacgcaggacagttcttttcttCACCTAGTAATTATATTCTACACAAATGCACTCACATATTATgtactcaatatttgtataaaaagcCCAATATAAATAGCACAAAATTAACCACAAAACATTTACTTTGATGTtgtttgattaaaaacagaCACACTGAGTTTGACCACATTGACCAGACCCTCCTATCACAATTCCCAAAGAGAATTTACACAATACAGAATTGAAAGACATTTATCAgtctcaaagtcaacatttgaagaaaaacagaAGAGCAACTGGActtaaatcactggcctcggtcCAGCGGTCTTGTGTAAATTTTCAAGCCCTGACTAGGCATTCTGTTTAGTAATCATAACATACCTTAATGGTTCTATCTCCTGACGCAGATACAATATACTTATCATCAAAGTCCACTACGTTAACCGCTGCCCGGTGACCGACAAGAACTCTCCTTAAGTTGATTTCTGTGGCTGACCGCATGTCCCATACAGCAATTGACCGGTCCtgaagagggaaaaaaaaacgcaccacaaattttcaaaatatatCCTTCGGGAAAAGGACAGTTGTGGATTATCTTTTTTAACCAGCTTGATATGGGACCTTAGACAGGAAGCCTCTAGCAATTGTTCTAAATTTCGGATAAAGACACCAACAGTTGTCACACACCCCGCGAGTGGAACACAGACAAAATATAAACCAAGTTGGAGCCTGACTTACCTTTGAACATGTGACCATGAGGCCATTACTGAACCTAAGATGTAAGACTGCTTCACAGTGATGGATCAATGTGTTCAACATCTGCCCATTGTTTACATCCCATActctgtaaacaaacaaaacaacaacaagatgTTACAATACTTAGGGCACTCAAATGGCTACGATGGGACAATCAAAATTAAAGGAAGGCTCGATCTCACAAAGCAcaaagattcatcttaagatcaGTTGCGCATATTACTTTAaactataataataacaggTTCTTATATCGCACATTTGACAATAACCTTACAATAAAAtttctgtaatctttctcagctcccttgggagtatacagcaggcctgtatgcttcgtttatgaaaggacaagggcaccaaggcattttctccttggtaaagggcaccctatgaggaaattgtaaatttgtactgtagcatttcaagggcaccaaggcaatgagcaggggcaacggaggcaatcgccttcgttgcttccgtgaagtatcaggcctgatacagCCAGGGGCTGCCATGGTGCTGTGAAGGCTTTATAAACACAATATTAACCTCTATCCTTGcagatacccatttatacccctcggtgaagagaagcaattatagtaaagcatcttgtgCAGGGTCATGAATGTCATGACTGTGTTTCCAGCCCATACCCCGGTGACTTTACCACCAGATCTTGAATAAGATGTAAGGCCAAGACACCATGGTGATTTCTATTGTAAAAGCACACCTGGCTTAGCATTTCAAATTGATACACAGATTAAGATTGATCACGTCATGCAGACATAAAAGGTCTGAATTCAGATTCAAGTCAGGAATGTATCATCCGTGTTTGcaagacctggggtcgatttcacaaagagttaagactagtcttatcttaagttaggacaagctactcgtcctaacttaggactagccatacgttttgaatatctcctaggactagtcctaagttaggactagtcctaactctttgtgaaatcgacccctgggccaaatttcataaagcctgtacgcacaaatatttgcttagcataaaatttcttctttgatacaAACAAGATTACcgaccaaattttaatttgttgcttaTTGCTTGTTgttggcattcagctgttgtttccttatcctgaaaatcaagtggaaatgtggttggtaatcctcattttattaaaggaagaaatttcatgctaagcaaatttttgtgcttacaggctttatgaaatagggccttGATATTTACCTGACTGTTGAGtcactggaaccagtgataatGACTTTATCGTCGTATTGTAGACATAGCACGGAGCCTGTATGACCGGTGAGAACCTGTACACATTGCAATGTTTGGCGATCCCAAATCTATCAAAATCAAACAAGCAAATAAAATGATGGTCAATTTAATATCAATTACATTTTGACACTCCGATTATTAAATACGtcaatttttgtaaaatgtgttATCGATACGATGTGCTTCATGTGCTTGTGTGAAAATTATGAAACTAATAATTGTAAAAGAATAACATACTGTATGAGACACACAAGTGAAGTGCAATTTTTGTCTGTAAGCATTTGACCACAGCAATCCtaggcccaatatcatagagctgcttaagcacaaaataatgctttaaaaatccctgcttagcagTAATGAGCAGGACCCAATGCAGTAAAGAGGGGCACACAAGCTGAAGCTTCAAGCCTCAACACTAAAGTTAACCTAAGTAAGTAAATAATAgggatatcaatataaaccacaagggaaactgactgggtaaattttgaaatggtttttggggttgaagaaagaattgactagagtgggactcaaaccaacgtcctccggattaacgtgccggtgcctGGCGGTgtccaatatagggctagatagctcagttggtagagcgccggcacgttaatccgacggtcgttggttcaaatcccactctagtcaattctttgttcaaccccataAATAATAGGGAATAAGTTTCCGTAATCAGGGcgcttttcaaatttgttcatcagaacatggaaagacaGCTTTATTTCCTGAGAACTCTCTGCAGAATCAGGTAGAGTTGGCGGCTCTGCATACATACTTTTTATTCCCTTCACTTTCACTTTGTCACCTTTTTTTAAAATCCACCCTTTACATGTAGTTGTCTACATTAATTATTTCTCAATCAAAAATCAATCACTTGACATTTTTATGAAAAGGgggaaaaagggaaagaaaaagGTTAATGGCCTCACATATTTACTCTAGCAGAGtccttctcaaaggctaaaggCTCAACTAAACATTTTTTATGGTAACATTTTGTCGCTGTTATTTTCTTTCCCTCCAGCATACCTTGATTGTGTTATCACGTAGACCACTGACGATCTTCTGGTCGTCGTACTGCAGGCAATAGACACCTTTTGAGTTCTCGCTGTGACACTGGATTTTGGAAAGCTCGTGCTGCCCACATCTCCAGTTGTTTTCTATATTCTGTCAGGACACATGGCAATGATAAAAGAAAAGGGTTAGGAAATGTGTTTTTGATTGAGCATCATGACACAAATGCTCGGAATCGAGGGAGTTTTCTATTTGGAACTAATCAATTAGTTTTAATTGGGTGTGGTTATCAGCAATATCCTGAAGAAATCTGCAGCTCAATTTTATAaaagaagaagtaaaaaaagCTTCAAATTAACATGCATCCTCAAATTTTATTTCAGTTTTATCTCAAATTGATTGTAAGAAGTGACAAAACCTGCATCGAACATTGTCAAGCTTGGAATTGCATGGAGACCCTGGCTTTTGTTGCCCCCTGgacatggccttggtgccccttctgAAGTTTCCCATAGACGTTTCGATGGAAGTGCCCCTTGCAATATGAAAAATGTTAACTCCAATCAGCTTTAAAATTTGGAGCAAATTTTTTggttacataaccacattacttcgaagtgaaatgtttcttttgttttatattatcaaaagCTACTGTAGGCGTCTAACTAACAGTTTTTATTGCCCTTAATTTtaagagttattaccaaacgtatagaCGAGGTGAcctagatttacattaaaaccgccctctgttgaaaaaacccCACTATATACGTCATACTTCGCCGGCAAAAAGActtgtagtcatggtaagattgtgtgtactttctagctggctgacaaaacacaaaggttttgcccggcgatATGCGCACGAGTCATGTTATGTTTTTtaagtgacgtcagaggtcacatacTCTATTACTCCTCTTTAAAGACCTTGTTTAGGGTTAACTTTTATTTAGGTGCACAACAATTTCTGAAGTTCTAGGTTCTATCTATTTAATATCTTACCTCTATGTCTTGAATAATTCCTGGATAAAGCTTTCTAAAATAAATATCAGATTGTGGCGTCTCTCCTGGTTTAGGCTTGAACAAATATTGCCCCCTgattggaaaagaaaaaaaaagaagaagaaaatcaaaatgaataattgatGGGCAAACTTATCTAAATGATTTTAAAGCACCTGTCGTTGGATCTTGGAAAGTCGACAAATTTTGAGTCCGAGTAAAAATGTCAGATGCTTGTAAGCCAGATTCAGCGAATCCCTGTGGATCCGCTGACACAAGCGCATAATTAAACATAAATGCCAGTTATTTTGGTACATCAATTTGCAAACATGACTTCGGAAGAGCTGACTAATTTGCAAAATTAACTCAGGAAGAGATGAAAGCAAAGTGCCACTGTGGCCAAACTTATAAATATCTTTTGATGAGATAAAAATAGTTTACATAAGTGAccaaattcagggattttataacttattttttgaactgtgactgaatgtttttattttaatgttgaAGAAGCTGTCTTTCTGATAGCTTTATATCAAGTTTCTTTTACATGTTCATTCATAAACAAGTTTAAACCCTGGTGTATAGAAAAGAAGTTTGAATCTTTAATCCAGTCACACGCTTTGGGGttttaaagaggggctccaagatcaaattcagttttgtgttccactcattttccaatagattgAATCGTTATGAAAGTAGAAACAAAAGTGACAAGTCTCTCACCTCATGTTAAAATGGTTAAAAATACCAATCGATACTCTTCAAGCTAATAAGCTGAACTATTCAAATTTACTTGTGAAAAAGCTAaaggactagtgaaatgacgagctaactggtcctgctggccagtcactagCAAAGTTAAGGGCAATCCCTGAGAAGCAGaagtttttgtgctcagcaagttGTTCAGGCCATATGAAAGTGTGCCTTGGTAATCAAGGTAATGAGGTGTCGCCACTCTCGACCCTCAGATCTTAATGATCCACGACGTCCAGGACTGATGTGTCTTCTCGAGTCGTTGGATAAAAGAGACTTAAACACTTAGATTATAGCATTACTCACCAGCCCCGTCTGTCTGCCAACCCTCGCCATAGTTCATCGGTTCGGACTTTGTGCTCGATCAGCTTCTTCCAAAGCATACCGTCTGAGATGACTCTCTTCCACTCCTTGCATACGAGCTCGGCAGCGCACAGCGACTTTGCGTCCAAGTAGGAGAGAATTTTATCGCCGATGTGGTCGAGCCCCTTTTCTGTTGGCGGGACATGAACAAGTATTGGATAA
Proteins encoded in this region:
- the LOC139940468 gene encoding F-box/WD repeat-containing protein 11-like translates to METSTMSEDSISDLPEGTTISLRSVSKNKEPSPNYEGEKTTCLQFFDLWKENEQLEFVEHLIAHMCHYQHGQLNSFLKPMLQRDFISALPKKGLDHIGDKILSYLDAKSLCAAELVCKEWKRVISDGMLWKKLIEHKVRTDELWRGLADRRGWGQYLFKPKPGETPQSDIYFRKLYPGIIQDIENIENNWRCGQHELSKIQCHSENSKGVYCLQYDDQKIVSGLRDNTIKIWDRQTLQCVQVLTGHTGSVLCLQYDDKVIITGSSDSTVRVWDVNNGQMLNTLIHHCEAVLHLRFSNGLMVTCSKDRSIAVWDMRSATEINLRRVLVGHRAAVNVVDFDDKYIVSASGDRTIKVWNTSTCEFVRTLNGHRRGIACLQYRDRLVVSGSSDNTIRLWDIECGACLRVLEGHEELVRCIRFDNKRIVSGAYDGKIKVWDLQAALDPRATSGTLCLRTLVEHTGRVFRLQFDEFQIVSSSHDDTILIWDFLDVPPTDNPPLSSSGKSPSRSYTYVTR